In the Corynebacterium kroppenstedtii genome, one interval contains:
- the ctaD gene encoding aa3-type cytochrome oxidase subunit I — translation MTAVAPKVDQPVAPARPKPSGTTPKGGFAWRMLTTTDHKQLGMMYIITSFCFFFLGGLMALLIRAELFSPGLQFLSNEQFNQLFTMHGTVMLLLYGTPVVWGFANYIMPLQIGAPDVAFPRLNALGFWLTLGGGILMLSGFFTPGGAADFGWTMYSPLSDSLHSPGIGSDMWIVGVGAGGVGTIASAINMITTIVCLRAPGMTMFRLPIFTWNVLVTSIIVLLIFPMLTAAALGVLYDRKLGGHIYDPANGGAILWQHLFWFFGHPEVYVLALPFFGIVSEIVPVFSRKPMFGYAGLVFATLSIAALSVAVWAHHMFVTGAILLPFFSFMTYLISVPTGVKFFNWVGTMWRGHITFETPMLWTMGFLVTFLFGGLTGIMLASPPLDFHVSDTYFVVAHFHYTLFGTIVFASCAGVYYWFPKMTGRMLDERLGKIHFWLTVIGFNGTFLVQHWLGDEGMPRRYADYLPTDGFTGLNQFSTIFSFILGIGFLPFIWNVFKSFRYGEIVTVDDPWGYGNSLEWATSCPPPAHNFTSLPRIRSERPAFELHHPQMVEKMRAEAHIGRQI, via the coding sequence ATGACTGCTGTAGCGCCTAAGGTTGACCAACCGGTCGCCCCTGCTAGGCCAAAGCCGTCAGGAACCACCCCGAAGGGGGGATTTGCCTGGCGCATGCTGACCACGACGGACCATAAGCAGCTCGGGATGATGTACATCATCACGTCGTTCTGTTTCTTCTTCCTCGGTGGTCTCATGGCCCTGTTGATTCGTGCTGAGCTTTTCAGCCCGGGTCTTCAGTTCTTGTCCAATGAACAGTTCAACCAGCTGTTTACCATGCACGGCACCGTCATGTTGCTGCTATACGGCACGCCAGTGGTGTGGGGCTTCGCGAACTACATTATGCCGTTGCAAATCGGTGCCCCCGATGTGGCATTCCCTAGGTTGAATGCACTGGGCTTTTGGCTCACACTCGGTGGCGGCATACTGATGCTGTCGGGCTTCTTTACCCCTGGTGGAGCCGCTGACTTCGGCTGGACCATGTATTCTCCGCTGTCCGACTCTCTTCACTCGCCGGGCATCGGTTCTGACATGTGGATCGTTGGCGTCGGTGCTGGTGGCGTCGGAACCATCGCGTCGGCAATTAACATGATCACGACGATCGTGTGCCTCCGTGCCCCGGGCATGACAATGTTCCGTCTGCCGATCTTCACCTGGAACGTCCTGGTTACCTCGATTATCGTTCTGTTGATCTTCCCAATGCTGACCGCGGCTGCCCTCGGTGTGCTGTACGACCGCAAACTCGGTGGCCACATTTACGACCCTGCTAATGGTGGCGCAATTCTGTGGCAGCACCTGTTCTGGTTCTTCGGTCACCCTGAGGTTTACGTCTTGGCCCTTCCGTTCTTCGGTATTGTGTCCGAGATTGTCCCGGTCTTCTCCCGCAAGCCGATGTTCGGTTACGCCGGGCTGGTTTTCGCGACCCTGTCGATTGCCGCTTTGTCGGTTGCTGTGTGGGCTCACCACATGTTCGTCACCGGCGCTATCCTGCTTCCGTTCTTCTCATTCATGACGTACCTGATCTCGGTGCCCACCGGTGTGAAGTTCTTCAACTGGGTAGGAACGATGTGGCGTGGACATATCACCTTTGAGACCCCGATGCTCTGGACAATGGGCTTCTTGGTGACGTTCCTCTTCGGTGGCTTGACCGGCATCATGCTGGCTTCACCGCCGCTGGACTTCCACGTGTCGGATACCTACTTCGTGGTCGCTCACTTCCACTACACCCTGTTCGGTACCATCGTGTTCGCTTCGTGTGCAGGCGTCTACTACTGGTTCCCGAAGATGACGGGGCGGATGTTGGACGAGCGCCTCGGTAAGATCCACTTCTGGTTAACAGTCATCGGATTCAATGGAACATTCTTGGTCCAGCACTGGCTCGGTGACGAAGGTATGCCACGTCGTTACGCTGACTACCTTCCGACCGATGGATTCACAGGTTTGAACCAGTTCTCCACGATCTTCTCCTTCATCCTCGGCATCGGTTTCCTGCCGTTCATCTGGAACGTGTTCAAGTCGTTCCGCTACGGCGAAATCGTGACCGTCGATGATCCGTGGGGTTACGGAAACTCTCTCGAATGGGCTACGTCCTGCCCGCCCCCGGCCCACAACTTCACCTCGCTGCCTCGCATTCGTTCCGAGCGCCCAGCCTTCGAGCTTCACCATCCGCAGATGGTTGAAAAGATGCGAGCTGAAGCCCACATCGGTCGGCAGATTTAA
- the serB gene encoding phosphoserine phosphatase SerB produces the protein MAPKLSINLIDGFRPAVVIASGPDRPGVSAALFRVLAAHGSQLLDIEQSIFRGHLSLAALVGCPPHKIGRLRDDLVETLATYDCTVEIEFDDQAVPSRPYSSHAVVVLGSPVTAEHISQIGQVLADYGANIDTYRGISDYPVTGVELKVSVRDPRPGGSIALRKALAELSTRIGVDIAIERAGLARRSKRLICFDCDSTLIRGEVIEMLAAHAGREQEVAEVTARAMRGEIDFEESLRERVATLRGLDSAVIDDVAKNIVLTPGARTTIRTLKRMGYRTAVVSGGFIQVIQPMIDDLDIDFVRANTLEIVDGKLTGKVVGDIVGREAKARYLKEFAATSGLAMYQTVAVGDGANDIDMLSAAGLGIAFNAKKALQEVADASVNFPFLDEVLSILGIDRDDIDAASEDKENADKASDEKTTSQEARCD, from the coding sequence ATGGCCCCCAAGCTCTCCATTAATCTCATCGACGGCTTTCGCCCCGCCGTCGTCATCGCCTCCGGCCCCGACCGCCCAGGTGTCAGTGCGGCTCTGTTTCGTGTTCTCGCTGCACATGGCAGCCAATTGCTCGACATCGAACAGTCCATCTTCCGTGGTCACCTATCCCTGGCGGCACTCGTCGGATGCCCACCTCACAAAATAGGACGATTGCGTGACGATCTTGTCGAAACGCTAGCCACCTATGACTGCACCGTCGAGATTGAATTTGATGATCAGGCTGTACCATCACGCCCATATTCCAGCCATGCCGTCGTTGTATTAGGTAGTCCAGTTACTGCGGAGCATATTTCACAGATTGGGCAAGTTCTCGCTGATTACGGGGCGAATATTGATACCTACCGGGGTATTTCTGATTATCCAGTGACTGGTGTTGAGCTTAAAGTGTCGGTGCGGGATCCCCGACCCGGCGGTAGTATTGCGCTCCGCAAAGCTCTCGCTGAGCTCAGCACTCGGATCGGTGTCGACATTGCTATTGAGCGCGCGGGCTTGGCCCGTCGGTCTAAGCGCCTGATCTGCTTCGATTGCGATTCGACGTTAATTCGGGGTGAAGTCATCGAAATGTTGGCAGCCCACGCAGGCAGAGAACAAGAAGTAGCAGAAGTGACGGCGCGGGCCATGCGGGGAGAAATCGACTTCGAAGAATCATTACGGGAGCGCGTCGCTACCCTCCGCGGTTTAGACAGCGCGGTCATCGACGACGTCGCGAAAAACATTGTCCTCACACCTGGAGCCCGAACGACTATCCGGACCCTCAAGCGTATGGGATACCGAACGGCGGTCGTCTCAGGGGGGTTTATCCAGGTTATTCAACCAATGATTGACGACCTCGACATTGATTTCGTCCGGGCCAACACTTTAGAGATTGTCGATGGCAAGCTGACCGGAAAAGTCGTCGGCGATATCGTGGGTCGAGAAGCTAAAGCCCGATACCTCAAGGAGTTCGCCGCAACATCGGGATTAGCAATGTACCAGACCGTTGCTGTGGGGGACGGCGCAAATGATATCGACATGTTGTCTGCGGCGGGGCTCGGTATCGCCTTTAACGCCAAGAAAGCTTTGCAAGAGGTAGCTGACGCCTCCGTGAACTTCCCGTTCCTCGATGAAGTATTGAGTATTTTGGGCATCGACCGCGACGACATTGATGCGGCTTCCGAAGACAAAGAAAATGCTGATAAGGCATCCGACGAAAAAACGACGTCTCAGGAGGCACGTTGTGACTGA